The following DNA comes from Triticum aestivum cultivar Chinese Spring chromosome 3D, IWGSC CS RefSeq v2.1, whole genome shotgun sequence.
GCTCGGGGCGGGCGCGCAAGCTGGTGGTGCATGCTGGCCGACCTCCAGTCAGGGCTCCCCTGTTCCGGTCCCTGGACGACGGCGAGCGGCGCGGGGTGGCTCTCCCGGTGAGTGCTCTTGGCTGCGGGTGCGGGTTGGCTTCGCGCTCCTTGTCGATGGTTGGGCGGGCTGCCGTTGGTGGCCTCGCGTCGAGCTGCGGCGGGCGCCATGGTGGGGCGACACGGGGGTGTGTCCGGTGGGGAGTTCTCAGGAGGGATGGGAGGCCCCGATGGCCACCTGTCGCCGGTGCAGGGGTGCACCGGTCCGGATGCGtccgctcctcctccccctttcctcGGTTGTGTGCTCTTTGTTGGGGTTCTGGCGATGTTCGAGGCAGGGCGGTTGCTGGCATCTCCATAGGCGGCGGCTGCCAGTCAGGCCAAAGCCAAGGCCTTTGGGTGTTCACGGAGTTGCTTGGATGCTGGGCGTTGGCCCTAGCGGTGGGAGACGCGGCGTTCGTGGGCGGAGCGCGCGTCTTGGGTGCGGTCGGGCAGCCATGGCCACGTGAGTGGCATGGCTGGCGATGTTTGGCGAAGCATGGTGGTTTGGTAGAGGGTTAACATCGGAGTGCATAACTTGCCCGGTCTTCTCCGGCCGACGGTGGAGGCGGCCGCGGGcgtcgtttccttcatgaaggctccgTCGTGGTGTTCTCTTCTCTCCATGttgctccgggtgaaaacttgatctcCGAGATCGGGCGGTGGCGACTTTCGGTGTCGTgcccttcttgaaggcaccgccttggagtCCATGTTTCGCCATTGTCCCGCTTCACTTCTTCTCGGTGGCTAGGTCTCGGAAGGTCCTCGTCGGCCCCAAGTGTTTGTGGCGGTGCATTGGCACCCTTGTATCTTGCCTTGTGTGTGTGTTATGTGGGTGGTTGCGTGTTGTATCCGGATTTGTACTTCTgagttgctttatctataaagcggggcgaaagcctttttggtAAACCTGGACGGAGGAAATACTATGAAAACACACCGATGGATATATACATCCATGTACGCATCCGTATGCTGTCACACGTAGATCGATGACATTACCACGACCTGACGATGTTACATCAAGACAAACACCCACGGAGATCGACGAGTACGTGTGCCAGGGTCATAGGGAGCTCTGTCTGTCTGGATCTTTACCATTTCTCTGCGAGCGTGCGTCCTTTGTTCAATGGGACAAACATGAACACACCAAAAAGCAGTTTAAATGAGAGAAGAAATGAGGCGTCACCCGTGCTTGCGTCACCAGCGCCTACGCATGCTGCTTGAGACATTCATCCATCGCACATCTTCTAGTGCAGGTTTGTTCTTCTAGTGCAAATGAAGATGTGATGTTTATTGTCAGAGCCTGAGAACCGTATCTGTCTATCATACGGCCTGGTACCGGTGAATCTGGATAGATATTTCACATGGCTACTATTCCAACAGGCCGACCCAAAAGGATACAAAATGTGTCTGCTTTTCGTCCGTTTGGATGACCAGACGGACACCAAACGTCCGACCGTGTCTAACAGCCCGCAAGTGCACCTAACGCACATAgcacttttttcttcttcttcttcttcttcttctttttaaatTTGAAATATATATATGGCCGTCAAAAGTCCGTTATGTTAATGAAAATAGAACAGAACATAACTAAAAAATAAATTAACCATAGATTTGAAAACAAGGGTGGTCGTCGGCGCctactcctcttcgtcgtcgtcggcaAGATCAATGAAGGCTGAAGGTGACTACGAACACGCTGGCGGCAGTGGACCTACCGCCGCCATGCGCTATGGCGTAGATGGCGCGTCGCTGGGAACGTGGAAGTCCACGTCCACGTCTTCCCCATTAGTCCATGCAGTGGCCACGGCTCTAGCTCCAgagcggggaggggggcttgggCGCCTCCATTGCCGATGTGTGGAGCGCCAACGGTAGGTCAGGCTAGAGCGCGAGAGCTCGGCAAGCTCGGAGGCCTCGAGGGCCTGCATGTGCGCATCCTTCTCCTCGGGCTCCTCCTCCTGCACCACGGGACGCCGCAGCAGTGCGGACAATCGAGCATGCGCGAAGCACGAGCGCTAGCGCTAGTCGTGCACATCGTCGAACCAGGTGTCCTAGAAGGAGGACTCCTCGACAAGAGCATGGTCGTCGATGAGGTCGTCTGGAAGCAGGGCCTGCTGATCTCCGTTGCTCGTGTGTGACCAGAGGCCGAGACTACTGGTAATGTAACACTTTCCGGGTTCAAGTGTCTGCCATTTGATCGGTGCAAGTCGGGCCAGGGCACTGGGATGGCCGCCTCCTAGTACCTCTGGTACGTGTCGACAGGGACCTCCATGTTGTCCCGTCGCGGCAATGCAGCCCCTGACGACATCAAGGTGAACAATGTCAAGGCCTCGTGGTCGTGCTTCCCGGGGGTCTACTTTCACGACACTGCGCCAACTACGGGCGGTGGCGATGGCGATGGCCTAGGGTTTTGACTATTCATGGCGGAGGAACAGAGTGGGGGAGAGAGGAGTGGGCGCGGATGGTAACCTCCCGCGGGCGTGACATTTAAAAAGACTAACCACTGGTAGTTGGGAGGCTGTTTCGTGTGGGCCTGAGGTGGAGGGACGCAAACCCGGTATAAATTTTGGACGGATTTGCATCCCCACGAAATGGACACAGACACCGAAATGTGTCGCTGTGTTGGATTTTCGTTTCTTTCCAAACGGAGCCAAATGGCGCAAGCGGATGAAATGCGTCCCCGCGTTGAATTTTTCCTTATGGCATTTTCAATGCCGTGTTGTAAACCAAACACACTAAACGGACGCATCCGTGTACACGAATATGGAGCCGACCATCCAACTTGTACACCAAATAAAAGCAGAATGGCATTTTCATTAATATAGTAATTTGTTGACATAGCAAAGTTACCCTAGTGTAAATCTTCGCCGGCCATGAGCATGTCTATGTTCCAAGTATTGCTCTTCGCCGGACGTGGGCATCGGGTTGGGCGGGTGCGAACGACGCACAACTGCCAACGTCGATAACATTTCCCTCCGCCACTGCCATGCACCGCCTCTGGTCTGCCTCCGCCTGGAACTAGAATAGCCATCGCCTGTCTCGGGCGGCACGGGCACCTTACACGGACTCGTTGAAAGCCCACTGTTAGTCAACAAAGCCTGGGTCCTTCGCCACCATGGCCGCGATGGTCTGCTCGTTGGCCAGCTCGCCGGCGATCTGCTCCTCAGCAAGCTGGTGATGTGCTAGGAGGTCGAGGCTATATTGATGAACTTCTTGGAGCATCCGGAACGCCGACACTGGCGGTGGCGCCTGCTCCTGCTCCACTCCGCCATGACGGCGTTAAAATTTGCCTGCATCATGGTGAAGCAGGTGACTGGCACATGCAGCTCATCATCGGACGCCTGCTTCATCGTTGGAGTCCTTCAAGCTCTCCTCGGGCAAGCTATGAGGCAGTATTGCCTCCATTCGGCGTGTGCGCTCGGCATCCCACACGCGGACAATCTCGTGCCAACGTTGTGGCGAGAGGCTCTTTCGTCACCCTTTATGGGTATCGGCATtgtgtcggaggaggaggaggcggaggaggagaggtaacCGGGTGCGCCGGCGGTCGTACTACCGGAGATGTGGCTCGGAGGTGGTGTGGGTTGTGCCATAGATGCCTTTCTTATAAAGTGGGCAACGCCGGGAAGACCAAGCGGCGGTTTGAACGCGGGCATCTAGACTGGGTTTCTCGGCCCTCACACCTTTTCAGTGTCGGCAGGCGGACGGACGGGCAGTCAACTTCAATGCAGTAGGAATCCGCCTTGTCGCTTCTTCTTCTTTGGACAAAAAGCCTTTTGGCTCTGCTTTGTGGCAACGTCTTTGTGGAGATGCCTTCTTGTTTCCGATAGAAGAAACCACCCCTAACTTCTGTAAGAATATCTTGATATGACAGAAAACGATACATATGTAGCTCCATATCCGTCAATGTAAGCTTCTTGGCCTGGCTTGCAGGTCGACGAGTGTCAGCGAGCGAGAGCCCCATCTGGCTACGTCGATGAGTTTTATTCAACGGACATCTCAAAAACAGCTACAGGTTTGACTGCTACACTTGGTGCACACGTCACCCCTGCTTGCGTCACCCGCGCCTACGCACGCAGCTCTGCTTCCCTCTCCCGCCGGTGGGTGCACAACAGCAGGATAAAATGTATCGACTATTTTTAAATCAAACCTACGTTtaaaagtaaaaaaagaaagaaaatagctATTAATAATAGTAAAGTAAAGTTGACGTTTCTGCAAACTCTTGCTTTCCAAGTAAGGAAACAAACAAACTAAAAGGGTTGCATCTTCCAAATGTTGTATTTTTTTTTTGTGGGCTTGCAAATGTTGTAGTTGACATGCTATCTAGCGGTCCTTGTTGTATGGTCCAAGGCCAGCAAACGATCTGCAGTGGTGATACCTCATCTAGGCGATGGCGTTTTATGTACCATTCAATATGGTTGCCTATGCATTTTattatactagtaaggtacacgtgcattgtacgtatgagatttggcaaccaaattatgaataaataccacactatagcatgtaagttttgagtcatatatgcacgatgaagatgttcgtttaattcttatagttcatctcattcaaaatcaattagttttataaaaaataatccattttaagattcatggaattgtgcattgtaaaaaataaataatcacaattcatttagaaaataaagtttaggcaattatgatacggaagattctagaacaaaggagaagtgcttgtgttttgagttttgtgcattatgcttaagttcaaccatggagtgttttagattgtacatgtggcataatctggtggaatgtagatgatatccaacggatAGTACTcttcggatttgccatctctgcaccatcggagtggcttcatccagtgaccatctttcaaagttattggcacactatataggggtatagaaaaTATGGCCTTGAAaggaacaacaataataatatCTGAAGTCATGAATTAGCAGAGCTGCGTGCGTAGGCGCGGGTGGACATCCAAGTCGTTTATAACTTAGTGCATTTGTGGGGCAAAATTTGATTCACTTACTACATAATATGTCACTCATGTTTGCATAGCAGAGCCTACACATGTTGCTCTGGTTCGGCTGTGTCGGCGGTTATCGCCATCAGCAGCTAGCCATCTATCAAGCCTATCTACGGTATTGCTCTACCCACGAACTTCTGCATTATAGAACAGTTCCACTTCAAACCAGCCATGTATTTGTATCCTATTAGTCGGCTGAGAACTAAGTACAGGTGATTGCACAAATTaaaacaaaatgaatgaatttaCAAATGCGGAATTAGTATAGGCTGAAATTACAAATATGAGAAAAATAAAGAATAAATGGGTATTAATGAAAGATAAAGGTATAAAGTTCAAATTTGCACAATACATTACAAATATAGCACTTGCATTTGAAATATGTAACTGATGTCGAATGCAACTATAAATAAATCAATTGAAAAATTGCCAAAATACTAGTCGACTAGCAACGGGAAAAGATCCAGTGGACTAGTCGGCAGCAAATCCGTTAGAAAAAAGGCAAAAATCAAATGCTTAAGCTAGGTAGATCTTGGCAAGTGTAACCAGTAATAATTATGTTAATCTCAAGTTTCTACTACAAATATCTGTTTTCACGCAAAGAAACAGAAAAGGTTGAATTGAAGGACGCACACTCTTTGTGATAGATCTAAATATTGTAGTTGACATGCTAACTAGCTGTCCTTGTTGAATGGACCAAGACCAGCACATAATTTGCAGCAATGATACCTCATCTAGTTGATGCCTTTTTTGCCCTAGCTAGAGAAATGATTCTTACTATGTAACATGGGCTTGAAAAGTGAAATCAAATATCAAAAACTCATGCCTACCTAGGTTATCTACAATGGCATCACCTCCAACGACACCCAAGACATTTTTAAGTTACCGCGACAcatactctttttttttttttgtgaACTACCGCGACACATATTCTTGTGATGCATTTTCTCTAAATATTGTCCTTTAGAGCTACACGCATCTAGTTAGCATGCATAGTAACCATTGTCCGCGAACATTTAAGTTAATAACAATTGGTGCGAGGAAAAAGTATATCATTCCTTCCTCATTTTTTAAAGTGGACGAAAGGAAGACAGTTGCAATTATATTCGCATGACCATTTTGTTACTAGTAGTAGCAGGTTTTATTGTATCACTGGTTTTAGATCTTTGGTAGTAGTAGCCAGTGTTATTGTGGTGAAGGGCAGCAATGCCTAGGTACATATGGCAGAAGCCCCCATTCTCACTTGTCCTCAATCATGCAAGACGTTCCTGTACCGCCCACGGCCTCAGAATTATACACTCGATCGTGTTTCAACCAATAGATCCATATACACGCTGCTGTCACCTTTGTCACCGCATTGAATGCAGTGTCGTTGATATTTCTCGATCGGTGCATGCACCCTCTGAAACCAATAGCATCTGTACGTACAGCATCTCACCTCTGAGCCACACGCCCGTGTATACGTACATTTCTTTTGGAGAAAATGTACATACACGTATTTTAATACTACTAGCTAGCTCCCTATATATAGCATATTTCCCATACTCCCATAGGCCTCCCGGCCGGCCCCTTATCAGTACAGCACACCCATTTAGGCCAGGCCACGCACgcacttgttcttcttcctccatcACATCCTGCCTAGCTACACCTGCCGCCATGAAGCTAGCAGCTGCCTGCACCTcggtatcttcttcttcttcttcttcttcttcttcttcttcttcttcttcttggttgcATTTCTATCCACACACATTGACACGGCATGCTCATCGATCTCTCTACCTACCTCGTGGCTAGATGGCGGTGAAGGCGAAGCCGGCGAGGGGCGGGAAGAGGAATAGGGCGAGCAGCGGCACAGCAGCGGCGGCAATGATACtggtggagaagaaggactcggagAAGGAGAGGAGGCAGCGCATGAAGGCGCTTTGCGATAAGCTCGCGTCCCTCATCCCCAAAGAACACAACCCCCACGCTGTAAGAACTAATTAAGAACACACTTCTCTTCTCATGTTATTTTTTTCCTCATTGCATATAGCTGCACACTGTGATACCTAGCTAGTTTTCTCTCTCCAATTTTCCATGTTTGTATCATGATCTCATCCCAGTCCATCAAAAAATGAGCATATATATCCTCAATATGTATGTGGCGAATGTTAATTTGTTGGGCATTGATTTTCACTCTAGGTACTATATACAGTATACAGATCCAGTTACCCTCATAGTTGAAATAAATAAATGCAATGGCCCTTAGTACAGTCTTTCTCATCACTTGAAATATTGTATCAACGGGCCATAGATATCGAGTTCTACAGGCATTTAGTCAAGCGACTAGACATGGATTTAGCATGTCAAGGATCGCCGCtaaaataaattttgcattatCACAAGAATATGTTCCAGCTAAGGGCTGCTACTACAATAAATAAGTTCAaactaagttatgatattttcTTTTCGTATTAAATTTGTCTACAAAATTTCCCGTTTGTGAAATCACGTGACATaagtggtaagcaatccaaacaattcaatTTTTCTTTTACCGTTTGTGAAGCTTGACACTACAGGAATTGGACCCTGACACCGCCACTGTTGGTTTCCACCCATTTCATTTTCTCTGCCGCATTACGAAAATATAGCCCCAATAGTTCTTAGGAAATATCTAAGCCAATGCCACGTTTGAAATACAAAGTCGTTGAGTTTGCTGCTTGCAAGAATTATTATGATTATCTTGCAATCTTGCAAACTTGCAAAAGTACTCCTGCTCTGAATTCACATATTTACAAATAAGACTTATAAGAGAATGCATATAATACTGTTTTGGCAGGTGCATCCATGAGACGGGATGTCTTATGTGGCTGTTAATGCAAAACATGCTCAGTTAATTAACCATGTGCTAGAAACTGCTATTGAAACCATTCATGGGGGTGAACTACTTTTGAAGCTCATGACATGTTGACGTACGGTCGAAACCAACTACAAAGTACAAACAAATTATGGATTAAAGCAAATCCACAATTGGTTTACATGTGATGATTTGGGTAATATAACTTTTAAACCCAGAAGGTTTGTTATGTGCAGTCGTGTGAACCACCATACATACACGAAAAAAAAAACTTTTCCATTATCTAGGGAAGGAAGGGCTATCTGGGCCAAGGAAATCATGTtatgaaataaataaaaaatttgCTGCCATATTATTTTCATATTGTTGTGCCTTAAATACATGTGTAGGATACAATGACCCAGCTAGGCAGCCTGGATGTCGCAGCATCATACATCAAGAAGCTCAAGGAGAGGGTTGATGAGCTACAACATAAGAAGGCCGCTGCACAAGCCGCGGCTACCTTACGAGGAGTTAGTGGCATCTCGATGGCCATTACCACGAGTAGTGGTGCTTCGCTGGATGGGGTAAAAAAATTGGAGGCATCGGCACCGGTAGTGGAAGTGCGGCAACCCGATGATTCAAGCATGGAGGTGAGACTGATATGCAACACAGAGAGGCCGATCAAGCTCCATGAGGTGATAACCATCCTGGAGGAAGAAGGGGCCGACATTATCAACGCCAATCACTCCGTTGTTGGCCACAAAATATTTTATACTATATACTCCCGGGTACGTATAAACGTAGGTATAACCTTTTGTGTTTGCAACAAGTAAATACAACTATACTGCAAAATGTATGGCACGCATGAGTCCGGATTCATCTTTTGACCAATAATTAATTAGACCAATGAAATATTGTCTATGTTGCAAGAAATGGTATCATTAGAATCATACTTAAAAGCATTAGTTTCTTAATGAAATGATTTTTGTGTCAGAAGTTTTTTTCTTTTCGGACTGTTTGATTGATAACCTTATAAAAGTAAATTTTCTGACTTATTTAGGGATAATGTTTTTTTCTAATGTAACACTAAACTGAATTAATGACATATACACAAGTAAAAGGCACAAAACAAGATTCCTTTTAAAAATAGAGGCTGTTAATGTTCATGTACGTGAAAATGTGGAACCACTGATTCCTTTCTAATCATTTTTGTAAAGTTTAGAACAATAGCAAGGTAGAAAAAGGGGAAAGAGAGCAAGATTGTTTGAAAACAACCCTCAGATGTAGACACGTGCCATACAGTCTTAATAAGTTTCTTTCTTTTCCCTCTCCACTGGCTAGATGTATGTAATTTAATTAGATGCGGGTGAAAATTATTTTTATCTTGTGTGGAGGATTAACTTCCATCTAAGTACACAATTATAACTTATCTACTTTGAAtcaagttaagttaattaatttaataaaTTCCTCTCCGTATTGTGCAGGCCTTCAGCACCAGAATTGGCATAGATGATTCAAGAATTTCTGAACGACTAGGAGCATTGGTACGATAGTAACTCAAtttgcacacacacacgcacacgcacacgcacacgcgcacgcgcacgcacgcgcacacgcacgcgcgcgcgcgcgcacacacacacacacaacataaTATAACAACGAACTGTATAAAATAAACACCCCATGGATGCATAATTTGTATTTATTAATTGGCTATGACTAGCGGATGGAAACACCTTAATTAGCTAGTTGCCAAGTGTCTTCTCCATGTATGGAAAAAGTGTTGACCGATCTTCAAGGTATAATTACCTACCATAATTCATAGTAAGAAGTGTTGTTAGCTTGTTGTATGTGTTTAAATATTAATGTTTAAATGTGTTGTATGTTATCTCGTCCTCCTAGATTCGGTCTTGTATGATCCAAATATGCTTCTTTGAGACCTATTTTTTTACAGGTCTTGAGTTAAAGTAGTGACTTCAAACAGTAATGAAATTTACAAGAGAGTTACCCATTGGAACAATAATCTTGACTATCTATTAAAAAGAAGTGAATTGGGGCCAACAGACTTAGTAAAGTGCTATGAAAAATTGGTCCAAGAAGTCGTGGATACTCTTCTTGATAGTGGATCCCACGGGCAACCAACAAGGGGTGATCACAATAGAGTATGCAAATCACTTTCAAATAACCCACTACGGTAGGAATGGCTACTAGTGGTGGGCGGGCGCTCGCCATTGAGATAtcaattacacccagcctctgccactactaggaaaaggcctactagtggcacaccagttttgcctactaatggcgcactactggtgcgccattagtaccacgccactagtattaaatactaatggcgcatcacgccgtgcgccattagtgtagaccaacatgcgccattagtgtgcctcccagggggcgatatttacacatgtgatttgccata
Coding sequences within:
- the LOC123073522 gene encoding transcription factor bHLH168, producing the protein MKLAAACTSMAVKAKPARGGKRNRASSGTAAAAMILVEKKDSEKERRQRMKALCDKLASLIPKEHNPHADTMTQLGSLDVAASYIKKLKERVDELQHKKAAAQAAATLRGVSGISMAITTSSGASLDGVKKLEASAPVVEVRQPDDSSMEVRLICNTERPIKLHEVITILEEEGADIINANHSVVGHKIFYTIYSRAFSTRIGIDDSRISERLGALVR